The genome window AGCCGGGGCGACTCGCCCCCGGTGTACGGCCTCACTGCCGCCAACTGATCGGTCGGAACGTAGAGGCGGTCCTGGCCGGCGTAGGCGATCAGCAGATAGTCGCGTTCGATGCCGCCGAGCCGGTTGGTGACCAACCCTTCGAATCGACCGATCCCGTGGTGGTGGTGGACGACAAAGTCGCCGGGGCGCAGATCTCCGTAGGACGGGGAGACCTCTCGCGGGACGGCATGTGCCCGACGGTGGGACCGCCGGCGGCCGGCTATCTCCTGCTCGCCGAGCACCGCCACCCCCAGGTCGGGGGAGACGAATCCCCGATGGATCCCGCGGGAGATGACGGCGGACCCCTTGCTCGAATCTCGGGGGAGCACCAGGCCCTCCTCCGCCAGGACCCGCGCCACCCGGTCGGCCGGTCCCTCCCCGTCCATCGCGACGACGACCCGAATCCCCTTGGCCACCAGGCGGCCGATCCCGGCGGCAACCGATTCCGGATTGCCCGGTTCGGCGTCGAACCCCCCGATCGTGAGCGCCTCCTCGCCGGGGCGAGCGGCGATCGCCGGGGCCTCGAGCAGTCGGTCGGGCGGAAGGGCGGCGTCCAGTGGAAGGAACAGATCGGGGTGTTCGCCCGCCTCGGGGGCGCCGGTGCCCCACGTCGGCGCCAGGACGACGGCGAGTTCCGTCTCTTCGCGGGTCAGGTCGAGAGCACGATCGTGTGCCCGCGGCGGCTCGAACAGCACCACGGTCGACCGGGCCTCATCGATCGCGGAGACCTCGTCCGCCAGCCACGGAAGCCACGACTCGATGCCAGGGAACGAGGCACCCTGGGCGATCCGATCCCAGGTGGAGGCGGCCCATGGCTCGCGGTCGACGAGGGCCCGGGCCCTCTCCGCCAGCTCGGGGCCGGGACGAACCTCACGGGCCGGGAAGGCCGTCACCCGCGGCAGCTTCTCTGCCGACCGCTGGGTCGTGACCGACACCGTGGTGATCTCCTCCACCCGATCGCCCCAGAAGTCGATCCGCACCGGTTCCCGACCCTGCGCCGGGTACAGATCGATGATCCCGCCGCGGACCGCGAACTCACCGCGAGTCTCCACCCGGTCGGTGCGGTCGTAGCCGGCTTCGGCGAGCCGGTTCACGAGCGAGTCGAAGTCGACCTCGTCGCCAACCGAGAGGACCACCGGGTCGGTCGGCGAGGGCGAGACACGCTGGATCGCCGCCCGCACCGAGGCGACCACCACCACCCCTGCCCCACCGGTCCGCAGCGCATGGCGCGCCGCCGCCCGGGCGGCCATGGTGCCGACGTTCGGCGACACGTGCTCGAAGGGCAGGGTCTCCCAGGCCGGCAGGAAAAGGGAGTCGGAGACGAAGAGCTCGACATCGTCGGCGAGATCCTCGGCGTCACGCTCGCCGGGGACCAGGGCAAGCACCGGCCCGTCGGCCCGGGCGGCCAGTCCGGCAAGAAAGAGGGCGCGCAAGGGCGCCGGCACCACCAGGTGCCCGGGGGTATCGATCGGTTGCCGGTCGCGCCAAACGGCGGCCAGCGCCTCGAGCGGGGCCGTCACGCGAGCAAGAGTAGGGGGACGCGCGATGAGCCTGCGCGTGGCGGGGTTCCTCGCAATCCGCAATGCGCGGCGCGTGGCGGGGTTCCTCGCGATGGGCGATGCGCCGCGCGTGAAGGGTGTCTCGCGTTGCGCATTGCGCATCGCGGGACTGCGCATCCCGCCTCGGGAGAGTCCCGAGAGTCTCACGACCGGGGCAGCAGTCCCTGGCTCCGATACCACTCCACCGTGCGTGCCAGCCACTCCTCCGGGGGGGTGTAGCGGAGGCCCAGGTCCCTTTCGGCCTTGCTGCCGTCGAAGACGTGGGCGTGGTGAACCTCGCGGGCCATCGCCCGGCACACGGGTGGTTTCTTGCCCACGGCTCGCCACAGCACCTCGGTGACGGTCGCTGCGGCGGTCAGGGTCCATGCGGGGAGGTAGCGGATCCGTTGATCCACTCCTGCGACCCGGCCGAGCACCTCCACCGCCTCCTCGATGGTGGGCGACCAGCCGTTCACCAGGTACCGCTCACCGGGGACCCCGACCTGTTCAGCCAGCAGGTGCGCCGACACCGCATCGTCGACGAACACGAGCGGAAGGCGGGTGCGGACCGCCCAACGGAGCTTCCCGTTGAGGAACCCGATGAAGAGCCGGGCGGTCCCGTGGGTGCGACCCGGCCCCTGCACCGACGACGGGTTGACCGCCACCAGATCGATTCCCATGCTGGCGGCATCGGAAAACGCCACCTGTTCGGCCTCGCGCTTGGATCGGGCGTAGGCAGATTGGTGATGCCCCTGGTGCTCGGTGGCCTCGGTACCGACCGTCCCGCGTTCCTCTCCGATCGTGGCGGCCGAGGAGGTGTGCACGATGCGACCCACCCCCTCTCGCCCCGCCGCGGCGATCACCGTCCGGGTACCGGCGACATTGACCTCGAGGCGTTTCGGATCACACATCGCCACCTCACCGGCGGTGTGATAGAGCGTGCTGCACCCACGCAGGCTTCGGGCCCAATCGCCCGGTTTCAGTAGATCGCCGCGTACTGCCTCCGCCCCGGCCGCGACCACGACCCCCTCCCCCTCGTCGGAGCGGACCAGAGCGCGCACATGCCGTCCGTCGGCGACGAGCCGGCGCAACACCGCCCCGCCGACGAAGCCCGAGCCACCGGTGATGAAAACGTCAGGCACTGACGCGGTTGGACCGCAGCACCCGGGCGAAGCGACTGAAGTACTCGAAACCCGACATGACCGTCACCGC of Acidimicrobiia bacterium contains these proteins:
- a CDS encoding NAD-dependent epimerase/dehydratase family protein, with the protein product MPDVFITGGSGFVGGAVLRRLVADGRHVRALVRSDEGEGVVVAAGAEAVRGDLLKPGDWARSLRGCSTLYHTAGEVAMCDPKRLEVNVAGTRTVIAAAGREGVGRIVHTSSAATIGEERGTVGTEATEHQGHHQSAYARSKREAEQVAFSDAASMGIDLVAVNPSSVQGPGRTHGTARLFIGFLNGKLRWAVRTRLPLVFVDDAVSAHLLAEQVGVPGERYLVNGWSPTIEEAVEVLGRVAGVDQRIRYLPAWTLTAAATVTEVLWRAVGKKPPVCRAMAREVHHAHVFDGSKAERDLGLRYTPPEEWLARTVEWYRSQGLLPRS